The Pukyongia salina genome segment TCACGGTAAACGGGGATACTAATTTAAACAGTTCACTTAGTGTTAATAATAGTAGTCCCGCAGACTTGTCTGGTACCCTGAATGTAGATGGTGCGACAACTCTGGGAAGTAGTCTGCAGGTATCCGGACAAACCAATTTGGAAGATCTTTTAAATGTAAATAATCAAAGTCCTACAAATCTGTCTGGAAGTTTAACGGTAGATCTCCCAACCAATTTAAACAGCAGTCTGTCTGTAAATAACGGCGCGCCTACTTTTCTTTCCGGTACGCTTGAAGTATTAGGCGCTATAACTCTCAACAACAACTTAACCGTAAACGGAGTTACCAATTTAAATGATGCGTTATTTGTAAACAACGGAAGTTCCACGTTTTTATCGGGAGATCTTACTGTTACGCAAGCAACCTCGCTGGATGGCACTTTACTGGTGGAAGGAGCGTCCACCCTTAACTCGAATACTACGGTTGCCAATGCATCTCCAACCTTACTTACAGGTACGCTGGAAGTAGATATGCCAACTACCTTGAACAATACCCTGGACGTAACAAATGGAAGTGCAACCAATTTATCCGGTGTGCTGAACGTGGATGGAGAAACAACGTTGAAGAATAATGTTGAGGTGGCTAATCAAAGTGAAACACTCTTAACAGGCTTGTTGATGGTGGATGGAGAAACTACTTTAAATAATTCACTCGAAGTAACCGGCGGAAATAAGACCGAGCTTACAGGGGAGTTGGTGGTTGATGGGGTAACTTCTCTACAATCTGAACTGAAAGTTTTGAACCAGAGCGAAACTAATTTAAGTGGAGCGTTGAATGTTACAGGCGCGGCCAACTTTAGTGATATGGTAACAATTGCCGGTGAAACAACAATCAATAACAACCTCACAGTTACCGGTACGGCTTCGCTAGGAAGTATTTCTACCGAAACGATCGCCGTGGAAAGTAATAACCCCAATTATGTGGCGACCTTTACCAATACCAACGCCGGTACGGGAGATGGGATACTTATAAAACTAGGAAGGAACCACGGTTTAAATGGGATAGCACCGCTGCCAAATCCTTTGGTTGAAAACGGAGGAAATCCATTATACGCTCAGGCGATCGCTCTAATGAAGACACAGTTATCTAATCCGGGTAGCATCACACCTTCCGAGATCATTAGTGGCTTTGGTAGTAACGTTAACAATCTTAGGTCTGGTGCTGTGATCGCAGTAAACGATTTCGTTTTCAACCAGATCAACTCAACCTACGGGATCGCACCAGGAGCGGGAAATGGGAAAACTTTGCCCATTGTTACTTTCCCTTCCACCAACATACTACAAGGGGCAAATATCTTTGCAGGGGTTACCATACCTTTTGTGAACATAACTATTCCTAGAATAGATCTTCCCAGCATAAGCGTATTGCCGCAAAAAGCCGGATTACCTCCCGGGGTACTAAATCCTCCAATTCCGGACTTTATTCCGGGTCTGCCCATTTCGAATAATAATGGTGGGTTACCGCCGGTAGAAATCCCATTTATCCCGATAACCGATGTGCCAATTTCACTTTCGAAGCAGAATGTGTACGTTTCTTTCAGGGATCAAAACGATCTTATAACCGGGGAAATAAGGGGGCAATCCATAAGCGATTTCTACGCCTCTACCATTTGTGACCCTGTTTACCTTATCAATGTACTTTCCTCATTTGTTGGGGTCGATCTGCTGGACGGACTTACTGCCGGAGCGGTTGAGATTACAAATCTTATCGATGCTTTTAATAAGATAGGAGTTGAGTACACTTCTGGGAATGGCGATTACGCCGAGTGGCTCGAGAGAATTAATCCCGCCGAATATTTAACCGCAGGAGATATAGTGGCAGTAAAGGGAGGAAAGATCACCAAAGATCTCACCGATCTTGAACAGATTATGGTGGTATCGCACCGGCCGATCATTCTTGGGAATGTGCCGGAAGAAGGAAAAGAAGGCCTTGGAAACAACGTGGCTTTTATGGGGCAGGTGCCAGTTAAAGTGATGGGGCCTGTTCATACCGGAGACTTTATAGTTGCGCACCCGGAACTTTCGGGATACGGTGTAGCTATCGCACTAAAAGATATGACAGCCGATGATTTTGTGAAGGCCGTAGGCCGTTCGTGGGAGGAAAATCTCAAAGAAGGTCCTAAAATGGTGAATACCGTGGTAGGAGTCCACAATGGAGATTGGGCAAATATCATGAAAAAACTGGAGGCCAAACAGCGAAATTACGAGCAAAAATTCAAGGCGATCGAAGCGCAGGTAAATATGCTGGAAGACAAAGCAGATGCTTTGCTATTAGAATCTAATAAGTAAAATAACAGCCATGAAAAGAATTCTATTCTTAATGTTAATTTTCTCAGGATTTACGGCTATGTCTCAAACAGACGGGCTCGTTTACCAGGCGGTTATTTTAGATCCTGAAGCACAACAGATCCCGGGTGCAGATATCACCGGTAACGTTTTACCCAATACAGATTTGCTAATTCGATTCACCATTAGCAGTGAAACAAGTAATATAGATTACCGGGAAATTCAGGAAGCGAGAACAGACAAATACGGTATGATAAAGGTGATCATCGGTCAAGGGGAGGCGGTAATGGGCGATTTCAACGAGATCGATTGGGATGGCAATGAAAAGAACCTTTCGGTAGATATTAATCTCGATGGGAGCTACACTGCTTTAAGTAATCAACAACTACTGTTTATACCATACTCATATCATCGAAATATTACCGCTACAGGTTCTATGCAGATCGATGATGAAGTAAAATTTAAAAGTGATCTAACCGTAGATGGGACCACAAACTTAAATGGTAAACTGGGGGTGCATAACGGAAGTCCGGTTTCACTTAGCGGAACAATGGAAGTAGGTCTGGCAACCACCCTGCAGGACAGCTTGTTGGTTAACCAGACTTCTGCGACAAATTTGGGTGGAACCTTAAGAGTTGATAAGGAAACTCAGTTAAATTCCACTCTCGAAGTTGGGGAGGACTCAAAACTTAAGAGTACGCTTGATGTAGTGGATGCCACCGTATTGAATGATCTCAAAGTGACCGGCCAGAACCCTACGCTGTTCACAGGTACTTTAACAGTAGATGGAACAAGTAATTTTAATAGTGCGGTTAACATCAACAACGGAAATCCCCTAAATCTTTCGGGCGATCTTACTGTAGACGGCGAAGTACTTTTTAATGATGATCTAACAGTTGAAGGTGACACCAACCTCAATAGTTCGCTTTCGGTAAACAATACCAGTCCGGTTAATTTAAGCGGAACACTTAACACAAGTGGGCAAACCACGTTAAACGATATACTCCTGGTAAACGGAGAGACCAATTTGGATAATTTGCTCAATGTAAACAACGCAAGCCCAACTTACCTATCGGGAACACTAACCGTAGGGCTTTCCACAAATTTGAACGATGCATTGAACGTAAATTTTGAGAATCCCACCTTGCTTACAGGCTCACTGAATGTGAATGGAGAAATAGATTTTGGACAGGAATTAACCGTAAACGGAATCACCAATCTATTTGGCGATCTTTTTGTAAATAATGCAAGTATGACCGCATTATCCGGTAACCTGAATGTAGATGGGGCTACTCAGCTTCTTGGCACTATGGAAGTGGCAGATAACACCGTCTTTAATAATAACTTGACCGTGGCAAACCAATCGGCGATGTTCCTTAGTGGAACCTTAGAAGTTGATGGAGCCACCAGCCTGAATAATTCCCTGGATGTATTGAACATGAGCGAAACCAACCTCAATGGCACCTTGGGAGTAGATGGTTTAACCACCTTTATGGGCAATACAACCGTTGCTAATTCGGCGAACACGCTATTTACGGGAACCTTGAATGTAGACGGGCAGGCCTATATAAACAATATGCTTTTTGTAACTAATGCAAGTGATACTCACCTTACGGGATTGATAAATGTTGATGGCGTTACAAAACTGAACAACACCTTAAATGTTCAAAACAGCAGTGATAGTGATCTATCGGGAATACTGGATGTAACAGGAGCGGCCACATTCAATAATATAGTGGGCATAGCCGGATTTACTAATATTCAGAATAATTTAACCGTAACCGGACTTTCCGATATTAATACATTGCAAGCGGGATCTATCGCGATATCTGGAGATGCTACAGGGTTCCTTGCCAGTTTTAGCAACACCAATGATATAGACAATGGCGATGGTATTAAAATTACCCTTGGGAATAATCACGGGCGTTTTCTCAATGGAAATCTCATAAAGATCGATCAAACCTTGATTAGTAACGATCCAGGGGCACAAAATCCTCCTCCGGCTACAGATCCAACCTATGTAGCTGCCTTTAATTCCATTAAACAGAAGTTCATGAACAATGTCCCTCAGTTTACTGTGAATGATGTTATTGCCTTTTTACCTACGTTCAGAAATTACTCTATAGCCAATATCAATAATCTGGTATTACAGGAGATCAATACGCAGTTCAACCTGCCAAAGACCTTACCTTCAATTACTTCACCAAGTTATCTGGTGGATCAGTTTCCGGCACCAGGTACACCACAGATTCCATTGCCATTTGTTGCCTTTCCTGGTATAAATGGAATTTGTTCCGGGCAGTCTTGTTTTAGTGTATGTATTCCTCTGGCTGGCTGTGTAACGGTGTGTATCCCACCGGTAAATGTTTGTGTGCCGGACATCCCGCCGCTGATCATTCCGGAGTTAACGGTCCCGGGCTTAACATTACAGCCAACGATCCCTAACTTTATGCCGTCTCTACCCTTCCTGCCCGAACCAACAATACCTGTGGTAGAAATTCCTAATATTCCTACGGTGAATATTAGCAGCACGCTTAGTTCCGAAAATAACTATTTCACTTTCCAGGATGTGAACGGAACTCAGACCGGTGCGGTAAGAGCGCAATCTTTGGAAGATTTTGCCAATAACACAGTGTTGGATGATATTTATGTGTTCAATGTTGCCAGTAATTTTATTGGGATAGATCTTGCCGACGGAATTTCCAGCGGAGCCTCGGCCATGGTTTCACTTATAAGCGAGTTTAACAAGTTAGGGGTGGAATTTGCTTCGGGTAACGGGGATTATTCAGAATGGTTGGAGAGAATAAATAAAGACGAATATTTAAATGCCGGAGACATAGTGGCGGTAAAAGGAGGAAAGATCACTAAAGATCTGAAGGATTACGAGCAGTTAATGATCGTGTCTCATCGCCCGATAGTGTTGGGGAACACCCCTGAAAAGGGAAAAGAACACTTGGGGAATACGGTGGCTTTTATTGGCCAGGTTCCGGCAAAGGTAATGGGACCCGTTAGTAAAGGAGACTATATAGTGGCGAAGAGTAAATTTGATGGCTACGGGATCGCAGTGCATCCATCTGAAATGACCACGGAAGATTTTCTGATGGTCGTTGGCCGATCCTGGGATGAAAATCTGCATCAGGGACCAAAGATGGTCAATACAGTGGTGGGACTTCAGAACGGAGATTTCAGTAATAGGGTAAATCTATTTCAGAAGCAACAAAAACAAATGGACAATGCGATCGAAACCCTGGAATCCAGATTGGAACGCATTAGCGCGAATTTAAAACTTTCAGAAAAAAACAATAAGGATTATGCAAGTAAGGATTAGAACAACGTATTTATGGCTGTTTTCGCTTCTTTTTTTCTTCGGAAATGGTATTTCTCAGGAAACAGAGGGAGACTATACATTTACCGAAGCTCAACTGGCAATGCTGAAAAAGCAGGAGGTGGAAATTAACGCCTGGGTTGAAGAATTACAGACCCCCGGAGTACGTATTGAAGGCTCCACCATGGTCTTCAGTAATGAAGCGCAGAAACTAATAAAGGATGAGGCCTACCGTGCAAGTTGTTACGCAGAAGCGGGCTATACTTTCAGGGATGTACAGCTTAGCCTTACGGCTAATGAGATTCAGAAAGCTTTCTGGCAAATGATCAATCTCTATCCGTCTCATAAGGAGGAAGTATTGAAATATATTTACGCCTACGACAATGTATTTGAAACAGATAAAGTGGTGACTGCAGCATTTTACACCTATGGATTTTTCGATCCTGCCATAACTAAAATTGAAAAAGGGAGACCTGATGTATACAGGCCGGATCTGTTTGAAGGTCACTTGAAGAGTACACGCGAAATTGTTTCCTACATTCTATATTTCAGAAAACAGAATTCCACTAAACAAATGTAAATCGGGCCTAATTAACTAACCAGGCTTATCCCCGGTATTGCTGTAAAGCGATCCGGGGTTTGTTTTTTAATATCCGAAATCCTCCTTGATCTTATCTGCCTTATCCAGCATAAGATCTACCGTAATGAAGTCCACTTCTTCCTTGTCGAATGCTCCCTGGAAGGTACGCATGGCTTTTTTGGGTTCTCCGGTCTCTTCATAAAATCTTGCCATGTAATAATCTCCCAGCACGGTATCCGGATATTGCCGTTGTGCTAGGGAGGCGATTTCCCTGAGAGATTCCCATTGTTTTTTCTTTTCTGCGGCAGTAGCAGTAGCAATGAAGTCGTTAATTCGAATAGGATTTGTGAGTCCGAAAAGATCTTCGATAGTCTTATACTTGTCCATGAGGTAGGTGTGCACCGGAGTTTCCAGTTTCATCACTACATCTGTAAATTCTTGCTTACTAATTGGTCTGTACACCGAGAATATTTTCTCCATTGCCGAAGGTATGGCTCTTGCAACCAGCGAATAATGGGTTGCGCCCTCAAAATTATCATAATAATACTTGAAGGTGTCAGACTCGAGGGGTTTCAAGGATTTATTGAGGTTTTCAGAGATCTCCATCAGGTCCTTGATATCATCTGTACCAGTAGCCAGGTAATAGAAGATCTTCGATTCCACAGAGGGGATCCTTTGTGGTAATCTTTCGTCCATCATGGGAGCGAGATCGGGACTAAGGTTAATGTAGCCATTAAACAGGGGTGGGTCCTTAAAAAGGTAGTAATTAATGAAGTTTGCAGTGAAATCATGTCCAACGGCTATCACAAATTTAGCGGTTCGGTAATTTTCGTCTATATAAGGGATGAGTTCCAGGCCAAGAAACTCGAAAAAATCTGCCCCCTGGTCGGCAGGCATGAAGTTAGTATCGTCATAGCTACAATCGTCATAACGACTTTCTCCCTGCATCACCCCAACAACGATAGATTCGGGCATATCCTCCCAATATCCAAAATAATCTACATTCCCGGCAACCGGTTCGAACAAGTAGTTTGCATCCAGAACAACTACGATGGGATACACCTTATCGGTATTGGTTTCGTAGTCGCGCGGCAATTGGATTTTCAGGCGGCGGGGAGCATCCAGTTTATACGAATTGAATTCTTCGTAAATGATCTTAGATTGTCCGAAGGAAGTAAAAACGATCAGGACAGTAACAACCAGCGTAAGTATCTGTTTCATAAGAGGACTTTTTGGAGTTGAAAGATAGTAAATTTTGAAAATGCCGAACAAATTCTTAGATCTTGTTTCGATTGTATAGTGGCAACAGTATAAAGGACAATACTCCGAAGAACAAAATAGAAATTATATTCGATGTCCATACGATAACCCCAAGGGCCAGCCCCACAGATTTTGCTATGCCAAAGATGAGCAAAATACCCATGATTGCTGCCGGGTAGGTGCCAAAACCGCTATTAGTAAAGGCAAATGTGAAACTTCCCACTACAAAAGTGATTATCACGATCCCAGCCGAAATGCCCGAGGTTTCTTCCAGTGCCAGGGTAGCCGTGTAAAAGGCAGCAATGTAAAGCCCCCAGATTATTAGACTGTAGAGGATAAACAAGCCTTTTTTCTTCATTTTCACTATGCTAAACAGTCCTTCTTTTAGGCCGTCAACAAATCCCTTTAATTTCATTGCAAAGGCACCCCTGGAATTTTTCAGATACAGAAGGAAAACAGTTCCAAGGACGGTAAGAGAGCCCAGTGCAATAAGAATCTTTTTTAACGGGATACTCTCGGTGATATAAGAATAAAGTGCATCAAATTGTAGAACTAAGGCTATTATAGTGAAGACCAGTAGCAGTAACAGGTCGATCACCCGTTCGGTAATTATGGTTCCGAAGCCCTTATCGAATGGGACACCTTCATATTTACTAAGTACGACTGCCCGGGAAACCTCACCACTTTTAGGAATAAAGATATTCATGAGATAGGCCACCGAAACGGCCATAAAATTATTTGCGATCCTGGGATGATATCCCAAAGGTTCGAGCATAAAGTTCCAACGGTAGGCACGAAGCAGATGACTTAAAACGCTCAGGAAAACGGAAAGGGCAACTATCCAGTAATTTGCCTCCTCAAAATGCCTGTAAGTTTGTTTAAGTTGCTCGGGTGTAAACAGATTGTATACGTACCAGATGAGGAAAATACCCAACCCAAGAGGGATGGCGATCTGCAGGAATTTTGAAAGGGATTTATTCAAGTTATACGAGTAAATTGTTCTCCTCGTTTGGGAAAACAAGTGCTGGTTTGAACTTTTTGGCCTCCTCAACACTCATAATGGCATAGGTGATTAGAATAAGTACATCGCCGGGGGCAACTTTACGCGCTGCAGCACCATTGAGTGTTATTTCGCCGCTGTTCCGCTGGCCAGGTATAGCATAGGTTTCAAGTCGTTCACCATTGTTGTTGTTGACGATCTGAATTTTTTCTCCTTCCACAATATTCGCAGCATCCATAAGATCTTCATCTATGGTAATACTACCAATATAATTAAGGTCGGCACCAGTGACTTTAACTCTGTGAATTTTGGATTTTACTACATGTATTTGCATGCTGCAAAGATACTAATTATGATTTTAGAAAAATAAATTATGAAATCGGAAATTCTTCAGATCGATATAATCTCTGCGAATCAGTTTAGGGGAACATTGTCTATTAAACGCACGTTTCCACAATGAACAGCTATAAATGCCCTGTAATTGTTGGCTTTCATTTTGTGTTTCGCGGGTACGAGTGTTTGTTCGTTGGCGATCTCGAAATATTCCAATTTCAAATATTCATTCTGCAAAAACTGTTCCTTTACAAATTCGTTGATCTTTTTTATGGAAGTGGCAGAAAATTTTCTTTTTACTTTCTGAAGCGTTTTAAAGATAAAGGCTGCCTCTTCAAATTCTTTTTCTGAAAGCCTTTTATTTCGCGAACTCATGGCGAGTCCGTTCTTTTCACGTACGATGGGGCAGCCAACGATCTCTACCGGTATTTGTTGCAATTCTACCAGCTTGCGAACGATCTGCAACTGCTGAAAGTCCTTTTCTCCGAAGTATGCTTTGTTGGGCATAACAATTTCAAAAAGGATACTAAGAATGGTGCCAACCCCATCAAAATGTCCCTTTCGTTGTGCCCCTTCCATTTGGTGTTCCAGCCCGTCATATTTAAAGTGCTTCGATGCTACCTTCTCCCCATAGATATCTTCATTGCCAGGTACGTATAAAAGAATATCACCAGACACCTGTTGTAATAACTCCTTGTCGTTGTCAAGTAATCTGGGGTATTTTCTAAGATCTTCCTTATTGTCAAATTGAGTTGGATTTACATATATACTTACCACCACGCTGTCGTTTTCTTTTAGGGCCTTTTCCACGAGGGAGAGATGACCGCGATGTAAGGCTCCCATGGTTGGAACAAAACCAATCTTTTTATTCTGTTTTCTTCGTGGAAGTAGGTCGGATGAAAGCGAATCTTTGTCGGTGTGTACGACCATAGGAATATATTAGAGCCAGTAAAATTAATATATTGACGCCAATCTTCATAAAATTTCGTAATTTTGCGTGTTTTTAAGAGCAACACCAATAAAGCAGCATTTTTCTTGTAATTCCTTATTCGTACACGCTTACGGCATCAATCGTGATCTAAAGTACGGATAACCTGTAGAAAGTGCCATAAACAAAAGAATCAATGATGAAAGATAAGAGAGTCTTGTATGTGTCTTCTGAAGTTATACCTTATTTACCGGAGACCGAGATTTCTTCCATGTCGTTTGAAGCTCCTCGTATTGTGAATAACAATGGAGGTCAAATTCGAATTTTTATGCCGCGATACGGCAATATCAACGAGCGGCGACACCAATTGCACGAGGTTATTCGTCTGTCTGGGATGAATCTCATGATCAACGATCTGGATATGCCGCTAATTATAAAAGTTGCTTCCATTCCGAAGGAACGCATGCAGGTGTATTTTATCGATAATGACGAATATTTCAAAAGAAAGGCTACCTATACCGATGAGGATGGTAATTTCTTTGAAGACAACGATGAGCGTGCTATATTCTTTGCTAAGGGAGTGATAGAAACAGTAAAGAAACTCAACTGGTCACCGGATATCATACATGTACACGGATGGCTGGCTTCTTTCCTGCCATTATATCTTCAGAAATATTATGAGAACGAACCTTTATTCGAAAATAGTAAAATAGTTACCTCGGTATACAATCAGGGCTTCGATGGAACGTTACAGGATAACGTTATGGATAAGATCAGGTTCGACGGAATTGCCGAGGAGCATATTGAACGTTTAAAGGAACCAAATTACGTGAACATGATGAAGATTGCTGTAGATAATTCGGATGCGATCATAGTTGGTTCCGAAGAAATTCCCGAAGAGCTTACCGCTTATCTTAACGATGTCAAAAAACCTGTGTTAAAGTATCATAAAATTGACGAGATAGAATCGGCATATATAGATTTTTACCAGTCTCAGGTATTGGGATAAATACAAGTATTTTTATGAAGATCAAATACACATTGCCAAAAGCATTGGCAATTTTCGCAATAATAATCGCCTTTGCCTCTTGCGAAGAAGACTTTAACACGATTGGGGTCGATATTATTGGCAACGAAACCTTTAAATCTAAATTTACCGATAGCCTATCCGTGCTGGCCTACAGCCGAAAGTTACTTCCTGTACAAACCAACGGGCTGCCGGTGTTTCAATTAGGCGTTTATAACGATCCGGTTTACGGTAAAAGAACGGTGAACTTCCTCAGCCAGGTTACCATGGATGTGAATGAGCCCGATTTCGAGATAAACCCTAGGGCAGATAGCGTGGTACTTTTCCTGCCATTTTTCAGCACCCAGATCACAGACGATAATGATGTAATCACTTACGAACTCGATTCGGTTTACGGAAATTCTCCTATCGATATCAAGATATACGAGTCTAACTTTTTTCTACGGGACTTCGACCCAAATACCGGATTTCAGGAAGCTCAGAAATATTATGCCAATCAGCAGCAATTGTTCGAATCTTTTAAAGGAGAACTTATTCATACCATTGAAGATTTTGTACCCAGCGACGAGCCTTTTAAAGTAAACGATACGATCTCATTCATACCCGGGTTGCGAGCAAAGCTTCCCACCGACTTTTTCCAGGAAAAGATCCTTAATATGAGCGGTTCTATCGAGTTGCTGAACAATAGTAATTTCAGGGATTATTTCCGTGGTTTGTATTTTCAGGTGGAATCTGATACGGATGATGGGAATTTATTTATGATCAACCTGGAGGAGGCCAGTCTTACAGTTTATTATGAATTTCAAACCGAAGGTGGAAATGTAATTGGGACCGGGCAAACCGGGGCAGATCCCGTTGAGCGATTCAACGGGGAATTTGCGATGTCCTTCGACGCCATTAGCGTGAATACATACCAAAATACCTTGCCTGCGGATCTTGCTGAAGAACTTTCGAACCCTAATCTGGATGAAGGAGCCGAAACCCTCTATGTAAGAGGGGGTGATGGTATTATATCGGTGATCGAACTGTTTGGACCCGATCTGGATGATAACGGGGTGGCAGACGAACTTGAAGATCTAAGAAACGAAGGATGGATCATTAATGAGGCAAATCTTATATTTTATGTAGATCAGGATAAAGTGACCGGGGGAGAGCTGGAACCGGAGCGACTTATCATTTACGATTTAAAGAATAGCTCCGTACTTGCAGACTTTACCTTGGATATAACCTCCAATCTCGACCCTGTTGATGCACTAAATGTACATCTTGGTCGCCTGGAACGTGGAAGTGACGACAATGGTAAATATTATAAACTTCGAATCACTAATCACTTGAGTAACCTTATCAACAAGGATTCTACAAACGTACCTTTGGGAGTTATCGTTACACAGAATGTATTGGAAACCGGTTTCCAGGATCTTGAAAATATTCAGGCGCCCGGTATCGAAGAAGTACCTGCCGCAAGTGTGGTATCACATGAGGGCACCGTTTTGCACGGTAACAGATCTAATGATCTTTCGAAAAGATTAAAGCTCCAAATTTATTATACCGAACCTGAATAAACTTAAATTTCTATGTGTGGTATCGTTGGTTATATTGGAAAAAGAGAAGCTTATCCTATCATTATTAACGGCCTGAAACGACTGGAATACCGCGGCTATGACAGTGCCGGGATTGCTTTGTTCGACGGCTCCGAAATTCAACTTTCCAAGACCAAAGGGAAGGTCTCCGATCTCGAAGAACGAATTGGAAGAGAGATCACTACCCATGGTAAATTAGGTATTGGCCATACACGTTGGGCAACCCACGGGGTTCCTAACGATATTAATTCTCACCCTCATTATTCTAACAGCGGGGATCTTGTGATCATTCATAACGGGATCATCGAGAACTACGCTTCCATTAAAAAGGAGTTGGAAAATCGCGGTTATACGTTCAAATCGGATACAGACACAGAAGTACTTGTAAATCTCATTGAGGAGGTTAAAAAGAAGGAGAAGGTAAAACTTGGAAAGGCGGTACAGATCGCTTTAAACCAGGTGGTAGGAGCCTATGCCATCGCATTGTTCGATAGAAAGAAACCGGACGAGATCGTGGTAGCCAAGCTTGGAAGTCCCCTCGCAATTGGAATTGGTGAAGACGAATTTTTTGTTGCCAGCGATGCATCTCCGTTCATCGAATTCACCAATAATGCGATCTATCTTGAGGATGAAGAAATGGCGATCATTCGCCTTGGCAGAGAGGTAAGGGTTCGCAAGATCAAGGACGATAAATTAGTGGCTCCATATATTCAGGAACTGCAATTAAATCTGGAACAGATAGAAAAAGGCGGATACGAGCATTTTATGCTGAAGGAGATATACGAGCAGCCCACGGTTATTAAAGATACCTATAGAGGAAGGCTTTTGGCCGACCAGGGAATTGTAAAACTCGGCGGGCTGGAAGATCATATTGGAAAATTTAAAAATGCCAATCGTATCATTATAGTTGCCTGCGGAACCTCATGGCATGCCGGGCTCGTTGCCGAATATATTTTCGAAGATCTTGCCCGTATCCCTGTGGAGGTAGAATACGCTTCCGAATTTAGATACAGAAATCCTATCATCAATGAAAAAGATGTGGTTATAGCGATTTCTCAAAGTGGTGAAACAGCCGATACACTCGCTGCTATAAAACTCGCAAAACAAAAAGGTGCCTTTGTCTACGGAATATGTAATGTGGTAGGGTCTACCATTTCACGCGAAACGCATAGTGGCACATACACCCACGCAGGACCGGAGATAGGCGTTGCCTCTACCAAGGCATTTACTACCCAGA includes the following:
- a CDS encoding autotransporter outer membrane beta-barrel domain-containing protein; this encodes MKRILFLMLIFSGFTAMSQTDGLVYQAVILDPEAQQIPGADITGNVLPNTDLLIRFTISSETSNIDYREIQEARTDKYGMIKVIIGQGEAVMGDFNEIDWDGNEKNLSVDINLDGSYTALSNQQLLFIPYSYHRNITATGSMQIDDEVKFKSDLTVDGTTNLNGKLGVHNGSPVSLSGTMEVGLATTLQDSLLVNQTSATNLGGTLRVDKETQLNSTLEVGEDSKLKSTLDVVDATVLNDLKVTGQNPTLFTGTLTVDGTSNFNSAVNINNGNPLNLSGDLTVDGEVLFNDDLTVEGDTNLNSSLSVNNTSPVNLSGTLNTSGQTTLNDILLVNGETNLDNLLNVNNASPTYLSGTLTVGLSTNLNDALNVNFENPTLLTGSLNVNGEIDFGQELTVNGITNLFGDLFVNNASMTALSGNLNVDGATQLLGTMEVADNTVFNNNLTVANQSAMFLSGTLEVDGATSLNNSLDVLNMSETNLNGTLGVDGLTTFMGNTTVANSANTLFTGTLNVDGQAYINNMLFVTNASDTHLTGLINVDGVTKLNNTLNVQNSSDSDLSGILDVTGAATFNNIVGIAGFTNIQNNLTVTGLSDINTLQAGSIAISGDATGFLASFSNTNDIDNGDGIKITLGNNHGRFLNGNLIKIDQTLISNDPGAQNPPPATDPTYVAAFNSIKQKFMNNVPQFTVNDVIAFLPTFRNYSIANINNLVLQEINTQFNLPKTLPSITSPSYLVDQFPAPGTPQIPLPFVAFPGINGICSGQSCFSVCIPLAGCVTVCIPPVNVCVPDIPPLIIPELTVPGLTLQPTIPNFMPSLPFLPEPTIPVVEIPNIPTVNISSTLSSENNYFTFQDVNGTQTGAVRAQSLEDFANNTVLDDIYVFNVASNFIGIDLADGISSGASAMVSLISEFNKLGVEFASGNGDYSEWLERINKDEYLNAGDIVAVKGGKITKDLKDYEQLMIVSHRPIVLGNTPEKGKEHLGNTVAFIGQVPAKVMGPVSKGDYIVAKSKFDGYGIAVHPSEMTTEDFLMVVGRSWDENLHQGPKMVNTVVGLQNGDFSNRVNLFQKQQKQMDNAIETLESRLERISANLKLSEKNNKDYASKD
- a CDS encoding autotransporter outer membrane beta-barrel domain-containing protein, whose product is MKKLNLLFVLLILSVTGMAQTDGLSYQAVILDPEAQEIPGQDITNNVLINAPLTVRFTILKRDGTILYKETQETQTDGFGMINLIIGQGQPSNGLFTEIEWDGVPKNLQVDLNLDGNFKMLNKEPLTFIPYAFHRNITATGTLNVDGEVLFGNNLVVDGETRLNDALFVNNESPSVFSGTLVVAGTSTLNNSLSVTNESPTFLTGTLDVDGAARLNNTLTVEEATQLNSTLDVDGATTLNNSLTVTNESPTILTGTLIVNGITDFNNAVNINNGSPLNVTGNLNVDGATTLNDDLTVNGDTNLNSSLSVNNSSPADLSGTLNVDGATTLGSSLQVSGQTNLEDLLNVNNQSPTNLSGSLTVDLPTNLNSSLSVNNGAPTFLSGTLEVLGAITLNNNLTVNGVTNLNDALFVNNGSSTFLSGDLTVTQATSLDGTLLVEGASTLNSNTTVANASPTLLTGTLEVDMPTTLNNTLDVTNGSATNLSGVLNVDGETTLKNNVEVANQSETLLTGLLMVDGETTLNNSLEVTGGNKTELTGELVVDGVTSLQSELKVLNQSETNLSGALNVTGAANFSDMVTIAGETTINNNLTVTGTASLGSISTETIAVESNNPNYVATFTNTNAGTGDGILIKLGRNHGLNGIAPLPNPLVENGGNPLYAQAIALMKTQLSNPGSITPSEIISGFGSNVNNLRSGAVIAVNDFVFNQINSTYGIAPGAGNGKTLPIVTFPSTNILQGANIFAGVTIPFVNITIPRIDLPSISVLPQKAGLPPGVLNPPIPDFIPGLPISNNNGGLPPVEIPFIPITDVPISLSKQNVYVSFRDQNDLITGEIRGQSISDFYASTICDPVYLINVLSSFVGVDLLDGLTAGAVEITNLIDAFNKIGVEYTSGNGDYAEWLERINPAEYLTAGDIVAVKGGKITKDLTDLEQIMVVSHRPIILGNVPEEGKEGLGNNVAFMGQVPVKVMGPVHTGDFIVAHPELSGYGVAIALKDMTADDFVKAVGRSWEENLKEGPKMVNTVVGVHNGDWANIMKKLEAKQRNYEQKFKAIEAQVNMLEDKADALLLESNK